In a genomic window of Theropithecus gelada isolate Dixy chromosome 15, Tgel_1.0, whole genome shotgun sequence:
- the ZNF484 gene encoding zinc finger protein 484 isoform X2, with the protein MTKSLESVSFKDVTVDFSRDEWQQLDLAQKSLYREVMLENYFNLISVGCQVPKPEVIFSLEQEEPCMLDGEISGQSHPDGDIGFGPLQQRMSEEISFQSEININLFKRDDPYSILEELWKDDEHTRKCGENQNKPLSHVAFINKKTLANDRVCEYKDIGEIVHVNTHLVSSRKRLHNCNSFGKNLEPIVTLYNRNNATENSDKTIGDGDIFTYMNSHTEVMACECNQCRKSLHHKQALIQHQKIHTRESLYLFSDYVNVFSPKSHAFAHESICTEEKQHECHEREAVFTQKSQLDGRRRIYAGICTEYEKDFSLKSNHQKTPEGNYYKCSDYGRAFIQKSDLFRCQRIHSGEKPYEYSECEKNLSQNSNLNIHKKIHTREKHFECTECGKAFTRKSTLSMHQKIHTGEKPYVCTECGKAFIRKSHFITHERIHTGEKPYECSDCGKSFIKKSQLHVHQRIHTGENPFICSECGKVFTHKTNLIIHQKIHTGERPYICTVCGKAFTDRSNLIKHQKIHTGEKPYKCSDCGKSFTWKSRLRIHQKCHTGERHYECSECGKAFIQKSTLSMHQRIHRGEKPYVCTECGKAFFHKSHFITHERIHTGEKPYECSICGKSFTKKSQLHVHQQIHTGEKPYRCAECGKAFTDRSNLFTHQKIHTGEKPYKCSDCGKAFTRKSGLHIHQQSHTGERHYECSECGKAFARKSTLIMHQRIHTGEKPYICTECGKSFIQKSHLNRHRRIHTGEKPYECSDCGKSFIKKSQLHEHHRIHTGEKPYICAECGKAFTIRSNLIKHQKIHTKQKPYKCSDLRKALNWKPQLSMPQKSDTGEVECSMPQLWRGDSGGDQGQLSSI; encoded by the coding sequence atggggACATTGGTTTTGGACCTTTACAACAGAGAATGTCTGAAGAAATTTCTTTCCAGTCTGAGATTAATATTAATCTCTTCAAAAGAGATGACCCATATTCCATTTTAGAAGAATTGTGGAAAGATGATGAACACAcaagaaaatgtggagaaaaccAGAACAAACCTTTAAGTCATGTTGCCTTCATTAACAAGAAAACACTAGCTAATGACAGGGTCTGTGAATATAAGGACATTGGGGAAATAGTTCATGTAAACACACACCTGGTTTCCTCAAGAAAAAGACTCCATAACTGTAACTCATTTGGAAAGAATTTGGAGCCTATTGTAACCTTATATAATAGAAACAATGCAACAGAAAATTCTGATAAGACTATTGGAGATGGTGACATTTTCACTTATATGAATTCTCATACGGAAGTGATGGCTTGTGAATGTAATCAGTGTAGGAAATCTCTGCATCATAAGCAAGCTCTCATTCAACATCAGAAAATTCATACTAGAGAGAGCCTCTATTTGTTTTCTGACTATGTAAATGTTTTCTCCCCGAAGTCACATGCCTTTGCACATGAGAGCATTTGTACTGAAGAAAAGCAGCATGAATGCCATGAACGTGAGGCAGTCTTCACTCAGAAGTCCCAGCTTGATGGCCGTCGGAGGATCTATGCAGGAATATGCACTGAATATGAGAAGGATTTTTCCCTCAAGTCAAACCATCAGAAAACTCCTGAGGGGAATTACTATAAATGCAGTGACTATGGAAGAGCCTTTATCCAGAAGTCAGATCTGTTCAGATGCCAGAGAATTCAttctggagaaaaaccctatgagtACAGTGAATGTGAGAAAAACCTCTCTCAGAATTCAAACcttaatatacataaaaaaattcatactAGAGAGAAACACTTTGAATGTACTGAATGTGGAAAAGCTTTCACAAGGAAATCAACACTAAGTATGCATCAGAAAATCCATACAGGAGAAAAACCTTATGTGTGTACTGAATGTGGAAAGGCCTTTATCCGGAAGTCACATTTTATCACACatgaaagaattcatactggagaaaaaccctatgaatgcagTGACTGTGGGAAATCctttattaaaaaatcacaacTCCATGTGCATCAGCGAATTCACACAGGAGAGAATCCCTTTATATGTTCAGAATGTGGGAAGGTCTTCACTCACAAGACAAATCTCATTATACACCAGAAAATCCACACAGGAGAAAGACCCTATATATGTACTGTATGTGGTAAGGCCTTTACTGACAGGTCAAATCTCATTAAGCACCaaaaaattcatactggagagaaaccttataaaTGCAGCGACTGTGGAAAATCATTCACCTGGAAGTCACGGCTCAGGATACATCAGAAGTGTCATACTGGAGAGAGACATTATgaatgcagtgaatgtgggaaagccttcattCAGAAGTCAACACTAAGTATGCACCAGAGAATTCATAGAGGGGAAAAACCATATGTTTGCACTGAATGTGGTAAGGCCTTCTTCCACAAATCCCATTTTATTACACAtgagagaattcatactggagagaaaccctatgaatgcagTATTTGTGGGAAATCCTTCACTAAGAAATCACAACTCCATGTACATCAGCAGattcacacaggagagaaaccctatagATGTGCTGAGTGTGGAAAGGCTTTTACTGACAGATCAAATCTTTTTACACACCAgaaaattcacactggagagaaaccttataaaTGTAGTGactgtgggaaagccttcacTCGGAAGTCCGGTCTCCACATACATCAGCAGTCCCATACTGGAGAAAGGCATTATgagtgcagtgaatgtgggaaagcctttgcAAGAAAATCAACACTAATTAtgcatcagagaattcataccgGAGAGAAACCCTATATTTGTACTGAATGTGGGAAATCCTTCATCCAGAAGTCACACTTAAATAGACACaggagaattcatactggagagaaaccctatgaatgcagTGACTGTGGGAAGTCTTTCATTAAGAAATCACAACTCCATGAGCATCATCGaattcacacaggagagaaaccataTATATGTGCTGAGTGTGGAAAGGCCTTCACCATCAGATCAAATCTTATTAAACACCAGAAAATTCATACTAAACAGAAACCCTATAAGTGCAGTGACTTGAGGAAAGCCTTAAACTGGAAGCCACAACTCAGTATGCCTCAGAAATCTGACACTGGGGAAGTAGAGTGCTCAATGCCACAATTATGGCGTGGGGACTCAGGAGGTGACCAAGGCCAACTTTCTTCTATCTAG
- the ZNF484 gene encoding zinc finger protein 484 isoform X5, with protein sequence MSEEISFQSEININLFKRDDPYSILEELWKDDEHTRKCGENQNKPLSHVAFINKKTLANDRVCEYKDIGEIVHVNTHLVSSRKRLHNCNSFGKNLEPIVTLYNRNNATENSDKTIGDGDIFTYMNSHTEVMACECNQCRKSLHHKQALIQHQKIHTRESLYLFSDYVNVFSPKSHAFAHESICTEEKQHECHEREAVFTQKSQLDGRRRIYAGICTEYEKDFSLKSNHQKTPEGNYYKCSDYGRAFIQKSDLFRCQRIHSGEKPYEYSECEKNLSQNSNLNIHKKIHTREKHFECTECGKAFTRKSTLSMHQKIHTGEKPYVCTECGKAFIRKSHFITHERIHTGEKPYECSDCGKSFIKKSQLHVHQRIHTGENPFICSECGKVFTHKTNLIIHQKIHTGERPYICTVCGKAFTDRSNLIKHQKIHTGEKPYKCSDCGKSFTWKSRLRIHQKCHTGERHYECSECGKAFIQKSTLSMHQRIHRGEKPYVCTECGKAFFHKSHFITHERIHTGEKPYECSICGKSFTKKSQLHVHQQIHTGEKPYRCAECGKAFTDRSNLFTHQKIHTGEKPYKCSDCGKAFTRKSGLHIHQQSHTGERHYECSECGKAFARKSTLIMHQRIHTGEKPYICTECGKSFIQKSHLNRHRRIHTGEKPYECSDCGKSFIKKSQLHEHHRIHTGEKPYICAECGKAFTIRSNLIKHQKIHTKQKPYKCSDLRKALNWKPQLSMPQKSDTGEVECSMPQLWRGDSGGDQGQLSSI encoded by the coding sequence ATGTCTGAAGAAATTTCTTTCCAGTCTGAGATTAATATTAATCTCTTCAAAAGAGATGACCCATATTCCATTTTAGAAGAATTGTGGAAAGATGATGAACACAcaagaaaatgtggagaaaaccAGAACAAACCTTTAAGTCATGTTGCCTTCATTAACAAGAAAACACTAGCTAATGACAGGGTCTGTGAATATAAGGACATTGGGGAAATAGTTCATGTAAACACACACCTGGTTTCCTCAAGAAAAAGACTCCATAACTGTAACTCATTTGGAAAGAATTTGGAGCCTATTGTAACCTTATATAATAGAAACAATGCAACAGAAAATTCTGATAAGACTATTGGAGATGGTGACATTTTCACTTATATGAATTCTCATACGGAAGTGATGGCTTGTGAATGTAATCAGTGTAGGAAATCTCTGCATCATAAGCAAGCTCTCATTCAACATCAGAAAATTCATACTAGAGAGAGCCTCTATTTGTTTTCTGACTATGTAAATGTTTTCTCCCCGAAGTCACATGCCTTTGCACATGAGAGCATTTGTACTGAAGAAAAGCAGCATGAATGCCATGAACGTGAGGCAGTCTTCACTCAGAAGTCCCAGCTTGATGGCCGTCGGAGGATCTATGCAGGAATATGCACTGAATATGAGAAGGATTTTTCCCTCAAGTCAAACCATCAGAAAACTCCTGAGGGGAATTACTATAAATGCAGTGACTATGGAAGAGCCTTTATCCAGAAGTCAGATCTGTTCAGATGCCAGAGAATTCAttctggagaaaaaccctatgagtACAGTGAATGTGAGAAAAACCTCTCTCAGAATTCAAACcttaatatacataaaaaaattcatactAGAGAGAAACACTTTGAATGTACTGAATGTGGAAAAGCTTTCACAAGGAAATCAACACTAAGTATGCATCAGAAAATCCATACAGGAGAAAAACCTTATGTGTGTACTGAATGTGGAAAGGCCTTTATCCGGAAGTCACATTTTATCACACatgaaagaattcatactggagaaaaaccctatgaatgcagTGACTGTGGGAAATCctttattaaaaaatcacaacTCCATGTGCATCAGCGAATTCACACAGGAGAGAATCCCTTTATATGTTCAGAATGTGGGAAGGTCTTCACTCACAAGACAAATCTCATTATACACCAGAAAATCCACACAGGAGAAAGACCCTATATATGTACTGTATGTGGTAAGGCCTTTACTGACAGGTCAAATCTCATTAAGCACCaaaaaattcatactggagagaaaccttataaaTGCAGCGACTGTGGAAAATCATTCACCTGGAAGTCACGGCTCAGGATACATCAGAAGTGTCATACTGGAGAGAGACATTATgaatgcagtgaatgtgggaaagccttcattCAGAAGTCAACACTAAGTATGCACCAGAGAATTCATAGAGGGGAAAAACCATATGTTTGCACTGAATGTGGTAAGGCCTTCTTCCACAAATCCCATTTTATTACACAtgagagaattcatactggagagaaaccctatgaatgcagTATTTGTGGGAAATCCTTCACTAAGAAATCACAACTCCATGTACATCAGCAGattcacacaggagagaaaccctatagATGTGCTGAGTGTGGAAAGGCTTTTACTGACAGATCAAATCTTTTTACACACCAgaaaattcacactggagagaaaccttataaaTGTAGTGactgtgggaaagccttcacTCGGAAGTCCGGTCTCCACATACATCAGCAGTCCCATACTGGAGAAAGGCATTATgagtgcagtgaatgtgggaaagcctttgcAAGAAAATCAACACTAATTAtgcatcagagaattcataccgGAGAGAAACCCTATATTTGTACTGAATGTGGGAAATCCTTCATCCAGAAGTCACACTTAAATAGACACaggagaattcatactggagagaaaccctatgaatgcagTGACTGTGGGAAGTCTTTCATTAAGAAATCACAACTCCATGAGCATCATCGaattcacacaggagagaaaccataTATATGTGCTGAGTGTGGAAAGGCCTTCACCATCAGATCAAATCTTATTAAACACCAGAAAATTCATACTAAACAGAAACCCTATAAGTGCAGTGACTTGAGGAAAGCCTTAAACTGGAAGCCACAACTCAGTATGCCTCAGAAATCTGACACTGGGGAAGTAGAGTGCTCAATGCCACAATTATGGCGTGGGGACTCAGGAGGTGACCAAGGCCAACTTTCTTCTATCTAG
- the ZNF484 gene encoding zinc finger protein 484 isoform X4: MLENYFNLISVGCQVPKPEVIFSLEQEEPCMLDGEISGQSHPDGDIGFGPLQQRMSEEISFQSEININLFKRDDPYSILEELWKDDEHTRKCGENQNKPLSHVAFINKKTLANDRVCEYKDIGEIVHVNTHLVSSRKRLHNCNSFGKNLEPIVTLYNRNNATENSDKTIGDGDIFTYMNSHTEVMACECNQCRKSLHHKQALIQHQKIHTRESLYLFSDYVNVFSPKSHAFAHESICTEEKQHECHEREAVFTQKSQLDGRRRIYAGICTEYEKDFSLKSNHQKTPEGNYYKCSDYGRAFIQKSDLFRCQRIHSGEKPYEYSECEKNLSQNSNLNIHKKIHTREKHFECTECGKAFTRKSTLSMHQKIHTGEKPYVCTECGKAFIRKSHFITHERIHTGEKPYECSDCGKSFIKKSQLHVHQRIHTGENPFICSECGKVFTHKTNLIIHQKIHTGERPYICTVCGKAFTDRSNLIKHQKIHTGEKPYKCSDCGKSFTWKSRLRIHQKCHTGERHYECSECGKAFIQKSTLSMHQRIHRGEKPYVCTECGKAFFHKSHFITHERIHTGEKPYECSICGKSFTKKSQLHVHQQIHTGEKPYRCAECGKAFTDRSNLFTHQKIHTGEKPYKCSDCGKAFTRKSGLHIHQQSHTGERHYECSECGKAFARKSTLIMHQRIHTGEKPYICTECGKSFIQKSHLNRHRRIHTGEKPYECSDCGKSFIKKSQLHEHHRIHTGEKPYICAECGKAFTIRSNLIKHQKIHTKQKPYKCSDLRKALNWKPQLSMPQKSDTGEVECSMPQLWRGDSGGDQGQLSSI, from the coding sequence atggggACATTGGTTTTGGACCTTTACAACAGAGAATGTCTGAAGAAATTTCTTTCCAGTCTGAGATTAATATTAATCTCTTCAAAAGAGATGACCCATATTCCATTTTAGAAGAATTGTGGAAAGATGATGAACACAcaagaaaatgtggagaaaaccAGAACAAACCTTTAAGTCATGTTGCCTTCATTAACAAGAAAACACTAGCTAATGACAGGGTCTGTGAATATAAGGACATTGGGGAAATAGTTCATGTAAACACACACCTGGTTTCCTCAAGAAAAAGACTCCATAACTGTAACTCATTTGGAAAGAATTTGGAGCCTATTGTAACCTTATATAATAGAAACAATGCAACAGAAAATTCTGATAAGACTATTGGAGATGGTGACATTTTCACTTATATGAATTCTCATACGGAAGTGATGGCTTGTGAATGTAATCAGTGTAGGAAATCTCTGCATCATAAGCAAGCTCTCATTCAACATCAGAAAATTCATACTAGAGAGAGCCTCTATTTGTTTTCTGACTATGTAAATGTTTTCTCCCCGAAGTCACATGCCTTTGCACATGAGAGCATTTGTACTGAAGAAAAGCAGCATGAATGCCATGAACGTGAGGCAGTCTTCACTCAGAAGTCCCAGCTTGATGGCCGTCGGAGGATCTATGCAGGAATATGCACTGAATATGAGAAGGATTTTTCCCTCAAGTCAAACCATCAGAAAACTCCTGAGGGGAATTACTATAAATGCAGTGACTATGGAAGAGCCTTTATCCAGAAGTCAGATCTGTTCAGATGCCAGAGAATTCAttctggagaaaaaccctatgagtACAGTGAATGTGAGAAAAACCTCTCTCAGAATTCAAACcttaatatacataaaaaaattcatactAGAGAGAAACACTTTGAATGTACTGAATGTGGAAAAGCTTTCACAAGGAAATCAACACTAAGTATGCATCAGAAAATCCATACAGGAGAAAAACCTTATGTGTGTACTGAATGTGGAAAGGCCTTTATCCGGAAGTCACATTTTATCACACatgaaagaattcatactggagaaaaaccctatgaatgcagTGACTGTGGGAAATCctttattaaaaaatcacaacTCCATGTGCATCAGCGAATTCACACAGGAGAGAATCCCTTTATATGTTCAGAATGTGGGAAGGTCTTCACTCACAAGACAAATCTCATTATACACCAGAAAATCCACACAGGAGAAAGACCCTATATATGTACTGTATGTGGTAAGGCCTTTACTGACAGGTCAAATCTCATTAAGCACCaaaaaattcatactggagagaaaccttataaaTGCAGCGACTGTGGAAAATCATTCACCTGGAAGTCACGGCTCAGGATACATCAGAAGTGTCATACTGGAGAGAGACATTATgaatgcagtgaatgtgggaaagccttcattCAGAAGTCAACACTAAGTATGCACCAGAGAATTCATAGAGGGGAAAAACCATATGTTTGCACTGAATGTGGTAAGGCCTTCTTCCACAAATCCCATTTTATTACACAtgagagaattcatactggagagaaaccctatgaatgcagTATTTGTGGGAAATCCTTCACTAAGAAATCACAACTCCATGTACATCAGCAGattcacacaggagagaaaccctatagATGTGCTGAGTGTGGAAAGGCTTTTACTGACAGATCAAATCTTTTTACACACCAgaaaattcacactggagagaaaccttataaaTGTAGTGactgtgggaaagccttcacTCGGAAGTCCGGTCTCCACATACATCAGCAGTCCCATACTGGAGAAAGGCATTATgagtgcagtgaatgtgggaaagcctttgcAAGAAAATCAACACTAATTAtgcatcagagaattcataccgGAGAGAAACCCTATATTTGTACTGAATGTGGGAAATCCTTCATCCAGAAGTCACACTTAAATAGACACaggagaattcatactggagagaaaccctatgaatgcagTGACTGTGGGAAGTCTTTCATTAAGAAATCACAACTCCATGAGCATCATCGaattcacacaggagagaaaccataTATATGTGCTGAGTGTGGAAAGGCCTTCACCATCAGATCAAATCTTATTAAACACCAGAAAATTCATACTAAACAGAAACCCTATAAGTGCAGTGACTTGAGGAAAGCCTTAAACTGGAAGCCACAACTCAGTATGCCTCAGAAATCTGACACTGGGGAAGTAGAGTGCTCAATGCCACAATTATGGCGTGGGGACTCAGGAGGTGACCAAGGCCAACTTTCTTCTATCTAG
- the ZNF484 gene encoding zinc finger protein 484 isoform X3 — protein sequence MLENYFNLISVGCQVPKPEVIFSLEQEEPCMLDGEISGQSHPAPSGPAWSCPQKASLYGDIGFGPLQQRMSEEISFQSEININLFKRDDPYSILEELWKDDEHTRKCGENQNKPLSHVAFINKKTLANDRVCEYKDIGEIVHVNTHLVSSRKRLHNCNSFGKNLEPIVTLYNRNNATENSDKTIGDGDIFTYMNSHTEVMACECNQCRKSLHHKQALIQHQKIHTRESLYLFSDYVNVFSPKSHAFAHESICTEEKQHECHEREAVFTQKSQLDGRRRIYAGICTEYEKDFSLKSNHQKTPEGNYYKCSDYGRAFIQKSDLFRCQRIHSGEKPYEYSECEKNLSQNSNLNIHKKIHTREKHFECTECGKAFTRKSTLSMHQKIHTGEKPYVCTECGKAFIRKSHFITHERIHTGEKPYECSDCGKSFIKKSQLHVHQRIHTGENPFICSECGKVFTHKTNLIIHQKIHTGERPYICTVCGKAFTDRSNLIKHQKIHTGEKPYKCSDCGKSFTWKSRLRIHQKCHTGERHYECSECGKAFIQKSTLSMHQRIHRGEKPYVCTECGKAFFHKSHFITHERIHTGEKPYECSICGKSFTKKSQLHVHQQIHTGEKPYRCAECGKAFTDRSNLFTHQKIHTGEKPYKCSDCGKAFTRKSGLHIHQQSHTGERHYECSECGKAFARKSTLIMHQRIHTGEKPYICTECGKSFIQKSHLNRHRRIHTGEKPYECSDCGKSFIKKSQLHEHHRIHTGEKPYICAECGKAFTIRSNLIKHQKIHTKQKPYKCSDLRKALNWKPQLSMPQKSDTGEVECSMPQLWRGDSGGDQGQLSSI from the exons CCCCATCTGGACCTGCTTGGAGCTGTCCCCAGAAAGCCTCATTAT atggggACATTGGTTTTGGACCTTTACAACAGAGAATGTCTGAAGAAATTTCTTTCCAGTCTGAGATTAATATTAATCTCTTCAAAAGAGATGACCCATATTCCATTTTAGAAGAATTGTGGAAAGATGATGAACACAcaagaaaatgtggagaaaaccAGAACAAACCTTTAAGTCATGTTGCCTTCATTAACAAGAAAACACTAGCTAATGACAGGGTCTGTGAATATAAGGACATTGGGGAAATAGTTCATGTAAACACACACCTGGTTTCCTCAAGAAAAAGACTCCATAACTGTAACTCATTTGGAAAGAATTTGGAGCCTATTGTAACCTTATATAATAGAAACAATGCAACAGAAAATTCTGATAAGACTATTGGAGATGGTGACATTTTCACTTATATGAATTCTCATACGGAAGTGATGGCTTGTGAATGTAATCAGTGTAGGAAATCTCTGCATCATAAGCAAGCTCTCATTCAACATCAGAAAATTCATACTAGAGAGAGCCTCTATTTGTTTTCTGACTATGTAAATGTTTTCTCCCCGAAGTCACATGCCTTTGCACATGAGAGCATTTGTACTGAAGAAAAGCAGCATGAATGCCATGAACGTGAGGCAGTCTTCACTCAGAAGTCCCAGCTTGATGGCCGTCGGAGGATCTATGCAGGAATATGCACTGAATATGAGAAGGATTTTTCCCTCAAGTCAAACCATCAGAAAACTCCTGAGGGGAATTACTATAAATGCAGTGACTATGGAAGAGCCTTTATCCAGAAGTCAGATCTGTTCAGATGCCAGAGAATTCAttctggagaaaaaccctatgagtACAGTGAATGTGAGAAAAACCTCTCTCAGAATTCAAACcttaatatacataaaaaaattcatactAGAGAGAAACACTTTGAATGTACTGAATGTGGAAAAGCTTTCACAAGGAAATCAACACTAAGTATGCATCAGAAAATCCATACAGGAGAAAAACCTTATGTGTGTACTGAATGTGGAAAGGCCTTTATCCGGAAGTCACATTTTATCACACatgaaagaattcatactggagaaaaaccctatgaatgcagTGACTGTGGGAAATCctttattaaaaaatcacaacTCCATGTGCATCAGCGAATTCACACAGGAGAGAATCCCTTTATATGTTCAGAATGTGGGAAGGTCTTCACTCACAAGACAAATCTCATTATACACCAGAAAATCCACACAGGAGAAAGACCCTATATATGTACTGTATGTGGTAAGGCCTTTACTGACAGGTCAAATCTCATTAAGCACCaaaaaattcatactggagagaaaccttataaaTGCAGCGACTGTGGAAAATCATTCACCTGGAAGTCACGGCTCAGGATACATCAGAAGTGTCATACTGGAGAGAGACATTATgaatgcagtgaatgtgggaaagccttcattCAGAAGTCAACACTAAGTATGCACCAGAGAATTCATAGAGGGGAAAAACCATATGTTTGCACTGAATGTGGTAAGGCCTTCTTCCACAAATCCCATTTTATTACACAtgagagaattcatactggagagaaaccctatgaatgcagTATTTGTGGGAAATCCTTCACTAAGAAATCACAACTCCATGTACATCAGCAGattcacacaggagagaaaccctatagATGTGCTGAGTGTGGAAAGGCTTTTACTGACAGATCAAATCTTTTTACACACCAgaaaattcacactggagagaaaccttataaaTGTAGTGactgtgggaaagccttcacTCGGAAGTCCGGTCTCCACATACATCAGCAGTCCCATACTGGAGAAAGGCATTATgagtgcagtgaatgtgggaaagcctttgcAAGAAAATCAACACTAATTAtgcatcagagaattcataccgGAGAGAAACCCTATATTTGTACTGAATGTGGGAAATCCTTCATCCAGAAGTCACACTTAAATAGACACaggagaattcatactggagagaaaccctatgaatgcagTGACTGTGGGAAGTCTTTCATTAAGAAATCACAACTCCATGAGCATCATCGaattcacacaggagagaaaccataTATATGTGCTGAGTGTGGAAAGGCCTTCACCATCAGATCAAATCTTATTAAACACCAGAAAATTCATACTAAACAGAAACCCTATAAGTGCAGTGACTTGAGGAAAGCCTTAAACTGGAAGCCACAACTCAGTATGCCTCAGAAATCTGACACTGGGGAAGTAGAGTGCTCAATGCCACAATTATGGCGTGGGGACTCAGGAGGTGACCAAGGCCAACTTTCTTCTATCTAG